The sequence GGTGAGGCCGAAGTTGAGCATGGCGCGTGCCGCCTTGCCGATATTCTCGCCCAGCTGCGGGCGCACCAGCACGATAACGGGAGAGGGGGTGTCAGCCGTCGCCATTGGACGCCGCATCCTTCACCGTGCTGGCAAATTCCTCGAAATCGCGGGCTTCGGAGAAATCGCGATAGACGCTGGCAAAGCGGATGTAGGCCACCGAGTCGATCTGCCGGAGGCCTTCCATCACCATTTCGCCGATGCGTGCCGAGGGAATTTCGCTTTCGCCGGCGGTCTCCACCTGCCGCTGGATGCCGGAGACGAGCTGATCGATGCGTTCCTGGTCGACGCTGCGCTTGCGGCAGGCAAGAGCGACGGACTGTTCGATCTTGGAGCGGTCGAAGGTCTCGCGCCGGTCACCCGATTTCACCACCGTGACGTCGCGCAGCTGCACCCGCTCGAAGGTGGTGAAGCGCGCCCCGCAGCCCTCGCACTGGCGCCGGCGGCGGATCGCGGTGTTGTCTTCGGTGGGGCGCGAATCCTTTACCTGGCTGTCGTCATGCGCGCAGAACGGGCAGCGCATCGATCAGGGCCGGATCCGCTTGTAGAGCATGAAGGCAGCGCCAGCGGCGAGCCCGACCGGCAGGGAAATGACCGGCAGTACCGCACCGGCCACAGCGCCCACGGCCGCACCGGTCAGCACCGGCTTGGTGGAGGGGTGCGCCATGCCTTCACGGCCCATGGCCTTGGCCTCTTCCATCGCATCCTTGAGGATGAAACGGTCGATATCGTCGTCGTCCCTGCGCGGATCGGTCATGATCTTACCTTCCGGGATAGACCGGGAATGCCCGGCACATTTCGCCCACTTCGCGGCGCACGCGCTCTTCGATCTGCGCGTCGCCTTCTTCCCCGTTGCGAGCCATGCCGTCGACCACTTCGGCGATCAGCGCGCCGACCTTGCGGAACTCTGCCGGGCCGAAGCCGCGGGTGGTGCCCGCCGGGGTGCCGAGGCGGACGCCGCTGGTCACGAAGGGCGAGCGCGGCTCGAACGGGATGGCGTTCTTGTTGCAGGTGATCAGCGCGCGGTCGAGACCCTTCTCGGCCGCCTTGCCGGTCACGTCCTTGGTGGTCAGGTCAACCAGCATCAGGTGGTTGTCCGTACCCCCGGAGACGATCGAAATGCCCGCTTCGGAAAGGCTGGAGGCGAGCGCCTTGGCGTTCTCGGCGATCGAGGCGGCATAGGTGCGGAACTCGGGACGCAGCGCTTCGCCGAAGGCCACGGCCTTGGCGGCGATGGTGTGCATCAGCGGGCCGCCCTGCAGGCCGGGGAACACCGCCATGTTGAGCGGCTTCGACAGTTCCTCGTCGTTCCACAGGATGATGCCCGAACGCGGGCCGCGCAGGCTCTTGTGGGTGGTGCTGGTGACGACGTGCGCATGCGGGAAGGGCGACGGGTGGGCACCGCCCACCACCAGGCCGGAGAAATGCGAGATGTCGGCCAGCAGGTAGGCGCCTACCTCGTCGGCAATCTTGCGGAATTCGGCGAAGTCCCAGATGCGCGGATAGGCGGTGCCGCCGCAGATGATCAGCTTGGGCTTGCTCTCGTGGGCGAGGCGGCGGACCTCTTCCATGTCGATGCGGCTGTCCTCGCGGCGCACGCCATAGGGCACGCAGTTGAACCACTTGCCACTCATGTTCACGGGCGAGCCGTGGGTCAGGTGCCCGCCGCTGGCGAGGTCCAGCCCCATGAAGGTGTCGCCCGGATTGAGCAGCGCCAGGAACACCGCTTGGTTCATCTGGCTGCCGGAGTTGGGCTGGACGTTGGCGAAATTGCAGCCGAACAGCTGCTTGGCGCGTTCGATGGCGAGCGTTTCCACCTCGTCGGCGAAATCGCAGCCGCCGTAGTAGCGCTTGCCCGGATAGCCTTCGGCGTACTTGTTGGTGAACACGCTGCCGCCCGCTTCCAGGACGGCGGGGCTGGCGATGTTCTCGCTGGCAATCAGCTCGATACCGTCACGCTGACGCCCCAGTTCCTTGCGGATGATGCCGTAGACCAGCGGATCGGCCTCCTCGAGGCTCTCGCTCCAGAAGCGGTCTAGCGGGTTGGCGGTGCTGGCGGACTGGGAAGCGGACATTTCGAAGACTCTCAGGACGGATTTGTAAGCTTGTCGACGCGGCGCTGGTGACGTCCACCCGCAAAGCCGGTTTCGAGGAAGGCGGCAATACAGGCTTTGGCCAATTCCGGGCCGATGATGCGCGCACCCATGGCGATGATGTTGGCATCGTTGTGCTCACGCGCGAGGCTGGCCGATAGAGGCTCCGACACCAGCGCGCAACGCACTTGGGGGTTGCGGTTGACTGCAATCGAAATGCCGATGCCCGAACCGCACAGGGCGATCCCGCGTTCGGCCGTGCCATCGGCGACGACGCCCGCCAGCAGGTATCCGTAATCGGGATAGTCGACGCTGTCGGTGCTGTCCGGGCCGAGGTCCGCAACCTCGTGGCCCTGCTCGATCAGCCAGTCCCGCAGTTCGGCCTTCATGTCGATTGCGGCGTGGTCGGAGGCGATGGCGATTTTCATGCGCCCCACATAGGCATCGCGGCGGGCCTCCGCTACCCGAAAACCGGACTAAAAAGCCTTTGTCCCCGACAAGCGCGCCTGTAGCGTGCCCGCCCATGAACGAAGCCGACTACCATCGCTACATCGAAGCCTTCAATGCGCGCGACTACGACACGCTGGAGACCTTCTTCGCCGACGATTTCGTGCTGGAGAACGCCGGCTTCGCGGTGCGCGGCAAGCATGCCTTCCGCGAATTCTATCGCTTCTTCCACGAATACTGCCGCGAGGAAGTGGCCTTCCGCGAATTCTTCCCCGGCAAGCAGGGCTTCGTCGCCAATGTCGTGATCACCTTCACCGGGCTGAAGGACCTGTCGCAGGAGGAACTGGATGCACGCGGCTATCCCGGGATGACGCCGGTGCCTGTCGGCGTCAGCGTGCCGGTGGAGTTCTACATTCACTACCTGCTGAACGAGCACGGCCTGATCCGCTACATCAAGGGCGCGGTCTGGGTGCCGGAGCCTGCCGCCCAAGGATAAGGTCCGCCGTCTTCTCTCCGATCATCATGCAGGCGAGGTTGGGGTTGCCGCGGGGCAGGGCGGGCATCACCGAGGCATCGGCAATGCGCAGCCCCTCGATCCCGTGCACGCGCAATTGCGCATCGACCACGGCCTGCTCGTCCAGGCCCATGCGGCACGAGCAGGCCGGGTGCGCGCGGTGCGTGGCATGGTTGCGGACGAAAGCCTCCAGTTCGGCGTCGCTGCGCACGTCGTCGCCCGGCATGTTCTCGCGTGCGATCAGCTTGCGCAGCGGTTCCTGCGCATAGATTTCGCGCGTCAGGCGGATCGAGCGGACCATGCCTTCCATGTCGCCGGCGGCCGAGAACATGTTGAGGAAGATACGCGGCGGATCGCGCGGGTCGGCGCTGCGCAGCTTCACCCAGCCGCGCGATTTGAGCGGCAGGTAGCCGGTCCGCACCGAGAGGTGCGAGGTCGGCTTGCGGTGCAGGCCGGGCACCCACAGCCGCGCATCGCCGCTCAGCGGCAGGCACATCAGCTGCATGTCGGGCCGGTCGATACCCGGTTCGGAGCGCATGAACACGTTGGCCAGCGTGCCGGTATAGGCGAAGGGGCCGGAGCCATCGAGGAACCAGCGCGCCGCAGCAATGGCCGCCCGGTCGAGCCGCAGGTGGCGCGTCAGGCCGAGGTCTTCCTTCAGTTCGTACTCATTGATGACGACCGGGTGATCGGCAAGGTCGCTGCCGACACCGGGCAGCGCATGGACCGGCTCGATGCCGAGCGTGCGCAGTTCGTTGGGATTGCCGATGCCCGACAGCATCAGCACTTGCGGCGAGCCGTAGGCGCCCGCGCTCAGGATGACTTCTGAAGCCGCGTCGATGCGCTCGGCACTGCCGCCATTCACGACCTCGATGCCTTGCGCGCGCCCGTTCTCGACAATGATGCGGGTGACGAGCGCACCCGTCATCATGGTCAGGTTGGGACGGTCTTTCGCGGGATCGAGATAGGCGCGGGCGGTGCTGGATCGGCGCCCCTCGAAAACGGTCGATTCCATGTAGGAGATGCCGTCCTGTTCGGCGGCATTGGGGTCTTCGCAATAGGGGATGCCCGCCAGTTCGGCCGCGGCCCGGTGGGCTTCGAACAGCAGTTCCGGCCCCTGCATCCTGCTGATGCCGACAGGGCCGTCGCCGCCATGCCATTCACTCTCGCCCCGCCAATGGCTTTCGAGCCGCTTGAAGTAGGGCAGCACGTCGTCGAAGGCCCAGCCGTCCATCCCTGCCGCTGCCCAGTCGTCGAAATCGCGGCGGTTGCCGCGCACGGCAATCATCGCGTTGATCGAGGAGGTGCCGCCCAGCGTTCGCCCACGCGGCAGGCCCAGACGCCGGTTGTTGAGCGCGGGTTCCGGCTCGCTTTCGAATTGCCAGGTGCCGATATTGCCCAGTGCGACGCGCGGGAAGGCGAGCGGCATCAACTGCAGCGGATGGCGGTTGGGGCCGCCGGCCTCCACCAGCAGCACCGAAACGGCAGGATCCTCGCTCAGCCGCGAGGCAATCACCGCGCCGGATGAACCGGCACCGATAACGATGTAGTCGAACCCTCTCCCCATGCGGGGGACATTGCCGCTGTGCGCGGCGTTCGTAAACCGATGGCTAGGCGAGCGCCTTCTTTACCCACTTCCACATGGCTTTCACTTCGCCAGCGGCCTTGCCGTTGTCGTCGATCTCGCTGGCGACTTCGCCCCTGGCCGAAGAGCGGTGGAAGTCGGCGCGGTCGCCGAAGGTGACGGGGCAGGTTTCGAGGCCGAGTTCCTTGGCCGCCGCCTTGGCATCCTCCACCATGCGGGTCGCGTTCGCGGGGACGCCGTTCAGCACAACGTGCGCGGGCGTGCCGGTGAAGTTCACCAGGTCCGCAATGCCTTCCAGCGCGTGCAGGTCGAAGGCACGCGGACGCGTGGGGATGAGCACGAGGTCCGCCACCTTGATCGCCTCGCGCATGGCGGCCTCAGCATGGGGCGGGGTATCGATGACGACCAGCCCGATGCCTTGCTTGCCGGCATTCTCGATGGTGCGGGCGAGGCGGGCAGGGGGGCTGGTGACGACGGCGGGCAGGAAATCGCCGCGCCAGTCACCCCAGGCGGCCGCCGTCGCCTGCGGATCGGTGTCGATCACGCAGGTGTCCTGCTTGGCGTAGGCGGCACAGGTGGCGAGATGCAGCGCGAGCGTGGTCTTGCCCGAGCCGCCCTTCTGGCTGACAATTGCAACGATCTTGGGCACGCGAAGAGGCTCCCTCGAAAACGGGTCTGTCCTCTCCTTGTGACGACTTATGCCACCGTCTCTGACGGCTGTCTATTTTCCTACTGATCGAGGAACGAGCGCATCTTCCGCGAGCGGCTCGGGTGCTTCAGCTTGCGCAGCGCCTTGGCCTCGATCTGGCGGATACGTTCGCGCGTCACGCTGAACTGCTGGCCGACTTCTTCCAGCGTGTGATCGGTATTCATGCCGATGCCGAAGCGCATGCGCAGCACGCGTTCTTCACGCGGCGTGAGCGATGCCAGCACGCGGGTGACGGTTTCCTTGAGGTTGGACTGGATCGCCGCATCCACCGGGATGACGGCGTTCTTGTCCTCGATGAAATCGCCCAGATGCGAGTCCTCTTCGTCGCCAATCGGCGTTTCGAGGCTGATCGGTTCCTTGGCGATCTTCATCACCTTGCGCACCTTCTC is a genomic window of Aurantiacibacter sp. MUD11 containing:
- the nrdR gene encoding transcriptional regulator NrdR, yielding MRCPFCAHDDSQVKDSRPTEDNTAIRRRRQCEGCGARFTTFERVQLRDVTVVKSGDRRETFDRSKIEQSVALACRKRSVDQERIDQLVSGIQRQVETAGESEIPSARIGEMVMEGLRQIDSVAYIRFASVYRDFSEARDFEEFASTVKDAASNGDG
- the glyA gene encoding serine hydroxymethyltransferase, producing MSASQSASTANPLDRFWSESLEEADPLVYGIIRKELGRQRDGIELIASENIASPAVLEAGGSVFTNKYAEGYPGKRYYGGCDFADEVETLAIERAKQLFGCNFANVQPNSGSQMNQAVFLALLNPGDTFMGLDLASGGHLTHGSPVNMSGKWFNCVPYGVRREDSRIDMEEVRRLAHESKPKLIICGGTAYPRIWDFAEFRKIADEVGAYLLADISHFSGLVVGGAHPSPFPHAHVVTSTTHKSLRGPRSGIILWNDEELSKPLNMAVFPGLQGGPLMHTIAAKAVAFGEALRPEFRTYAASIAENAKALASSLSEAGISIVSGGTDNHLMLVDLTTKDVTGKAAEKGLDRALITCNKNAIPFEPRSPFVTSGVRLGTPAGTTRGFGPAEFRKVGALIAEVVDGMARNGEEGDAQIEERVRREVGEMCRAFPVYPGR
- the rpiB gene encoding ribose 5-phosphate isomerase B, producing the protein MKIAIASDHAAIDMKAELRDWLIEQGHEVADLGPDSTDSVDYPDYGYLLAGVVADGTAERGIALCGSGIGISIAVNRNPQVRCALVSEPLSASLAREHNDANIIAMGARIIGPELAKACIAAFLETGFAGGRHQRRVDKLTNPS
- a CDS encoding nuclear transport factor 2 family protein, with product MNEADYHRYIEAFNARDYDTLETFFADDFVLENAGFAVRGKHAFREFYRFFHEYCREEVAFREFFPGKQGFVANVVITFTGLKDLSQEELDARGYPGMTPVPVGVSVPVEFYIHYLLNEHGLIRYIKGAVWVPEPAAQG
- a CDS encoding GMC family oxidoreductase, whose translation is MGRGFDYIVIGAGSSGAVIASRLSEDPAVSVLLVEAGGPNRHPLQLMPLAFPRVALGNIGTWQFESEPEPALNNRRLGLPRGRTLGGTSSINAMIAVRGNRRDFDDWAAAGMDGWAFDDVLPYFKRLESHWRGESEWHGGDGPVGISRMQGPELLFEAHRAAAELAGIPYCEDPNAAEQDGISYMESTVFEGRRSSTARAYLDPAKDRPNLTMMTGALVTRIIVENGRAQGIEVVNGGSAERIDAASEVILSAGAYGSPQVLMLSGIGNPNELRTLGIEPVHALPGVGSDLADHPVVINEYELKEDLGLTRHLRLDRAAIAAARWFLDGSGPFAYTGTLANVFMRSEPGIDRPDMQLMCLPLSGDARLWVPGLHRKPTSHLSVRTGYLPLKSRGWVKLRSADPRDPPRIFLNMFSAAGDMEGMVRSIRLTREIYAQEPLRKLIARENMPGDDVRSDAELEAFVRNHATHRAHPACSCRMGLDEQAVVDAQLRVHGIEGLRIADASVMPALPRGNPNLACMMIGEKTADLILGRQAPAPRPRP
- a CDS encoding ParA family protein, with the protein product MPKIVAIVSQKGGSGKTTLALHLATCAAYAKQDTCVIDTDPQATAAAWGDWRGDFLPAVVTSPPARLARTIENAGKQGIGLVVIDTPPHAEAAMREAIKVADLVLIPTRPRAFDLHALEGIADLVNFTGTPAHVVLNGVPANATRMVEDAKAAAKELGLETCPVTFGDRADFHRSSARGEVASEIDDNGKAAGEVKAMWKWVKKALA